One region of Corynebacterium capitovis DSM 44611 genomic DNA includes:
- a CDS encoding alkaline phosphatase D family protein, translating into MPDNSLPRRSFIVGSGLAAATAAVAPYASAQQSSELSSTVTGSSIANARHLPGAPESTYSHFMHGVASGDPTPASVILWTRVTVSPEATPGSGLGADATVDWEVSTTPDFGNVVRSGTATTTANEDHTVHVDPEGLEPGTVYYYRFRYNDVYSTVGRTRTAPAYHAAVDEVTFAVASCANWEAGYFAAYRDMAERAEHDEFDAVVFLGDYIYEYATGGFVGKSGVSRVHSPQNETVTLTDYRVRHGRYRQDLELQRAHAAVPWIVIWDDHETANDSWREGAQNHTEATEGPWQERRNAGQQAYFEWLPVRATQPSKGGHLYRSLQFGTLVNLTMMDLRTYRDADPSRFRATAEGREMLGPEQFDWLSSVVRNSTTTWNVMGNSVMIAPLTLGMLTETSSEAALVNRLIDDFSTLVSGIPINPDQWDGFVWARNRLFEELAADDANVLFLTGDIHTEWANSIVHNGREIGCELVTSSISAANVGDTVTTYTKVYYPEDNPVSLLAENFLHSLNPAVNHVDLDAHGYAVARIRPTEVAMEFYRVADYEVPDSPVNLALTRLWKVGAGYV; encoded by the coding sequence ATGCCTGACAACTCTCTGCCCCGCCGTTCTTTCATCGTTGGTTCCGGTCTGGCCGCCGCAACCGCGGCGGTAGCCCCATACGCATCCGCACAACAGTCGTCCGAACTCTCGTCCACTGTGACAGGTTCCTCAATCGCAAACGCTCGCCACCTGCCTGGCGCGCCCGAGTCCACTTACTCTCATTTCATGCACGGGGTGGCATCAGGTGATCCCACTCCTGCCTCTGTAATTCTGTGGACCCGAGTGACCGTGAGCCCCGAGGCGACCCCCGGTTCCGGTCTTGGCGCAGACGCGACAGTGGACTGGGAAGTCTCCACCACTCCGGACTTTGGCAATGTCGTCCGCTCTGGAACCGCCACCACGACGGCTAATGAGGATCACACCGTCCATGTGGACCCGGAGGGGTTAGAACCCGGGACAGTTTATTACTACCGGTTCCGCTACAACGATGTGTACTCCACGGTTGGGCGGACGAGGACCGCTCCGGCCTACCACGCCGCCGTCGACGAGGTCACGTTTGCAGTCGCGTCCTGTGCGAACTGGGAAGCTGGGTACTTCGCCGCCTACCGGGACATGGCCGAGCGGGCGGAGCACGACGAGTTCGACGCCGTCGTTTTCCTCGGTGACTACATCTACGAATACGCCACGGGTGGGTTTGTCGGTAAAAGCGGCGTCTCCCGGGTGCATTCGCCGCAAAACGAGACGGTGACGCTGACCGACTACCGGGTGCGACATGGTCGCTACAGGCAGGACCTCGAGTTGCAGCGTGCCCACGCTGCCGTGCCCTGGATTGTGATTTGGGATGATCATGAAACGGCGAACGACTCCTGGCGAGAGGGCGCACAAAACCACACGGAGGCAACGGAGGGACCGTGGCAAGAGCGCCGTAACGCGGGGCAACAGGCCTACTTCGAATGGCTTCCGGTGCGAGCCACCCAGCCCTCGAAGGGGGGTCATCTCTACCGCAGCCTGCAGTTCGGGACGCTCGTCAACCTCACGATGATGGATCTGCGCACGTATCGCGACGCGGACCCGTCGCGCTTTCGCGCCACTGCTGAGGGCCGGGAGATGCTCGGGCCCGAGCAGTTTGATTGGTTGTCGTCGGTGGTGCGCAACTCCACTACTACGTGGAATGTGATGGGGAACTCAGTGATGATCGCCCCGTTAACGCTCGGCATGTTGACCGAAACAAGTTCCGAGGCTGCCTTGGTTAACCGGCTCATCGATGATTTCTCCACTCTCGTGTCGGGTATTCCGATTAACCCCGATCAGTGGGATGGCTTTGTATGGGCACGCAACCGTCTCTTCGAGGAGCTGGCCGCCGATGATGCGAACGTCCTGTTCCTCACCGGCGATATTCACACCGAGTGGGCAAACTCGATCGTCCACAATGGTCGCGAAATCGGGTGCGAGCTCGTGACGTCGTCAATTAGCGCGGCGAACGTGGGAGACACGGTAACGACGTACACGAAGGTCTACTACCCGGAGGACAACCCCGTCTCGCTGCTCGCGGAGAATTTCCTTCATAGCCTCAATCCGGCCGTCAATCACGTCGACCTCGACGCGCACGGCTACGCGGTCGCCCGGATTCGCCCAACCGAGGTGGCGATGGAGTTTTACCGAGTTGCCGACTATGAGGTGCCGGACTCGCCCGTCAACCTCGCCCTGACGCGCCTGTGGAAGGTCGG